A region of Carassius auratus strain Wakin chromosome 11, ASM336829v1, whole genome shotgun sequence DNA encodes the following proteins:
- the arpc4l gene encoding actin-related protein 2/3 complex subunit 4, protein MTATLRPYLNAVRATLQAALCLENFSSQVVERHNKPEVEVRSSKELLLQPVVISRNEKEKVLIEGSINSVRVSIAVKQADEIEKILCHKFMRFMMMRAENFFILRRKPVEGYDISFLITNFHTEQMYKHKLVDFVIHFMEEIDKEISEMKLSVNARARIVAEEFLKNF, encoded by the exons ATG ACGGCAACATTGCGACCCTACTTGAATGCGGTGCGCGCCACTCTTCAAGCAGCCCTGTGTCTGGAGAACTTCTCCTCTCAGGTGGTGGAGAGACACAACAAGCCTGAGGTGGAAGTTAG GAGCAGCAAAGAGCTTCTGTTGCAGCCTGTTGTCATAAGCCGCAATGAGAAGGAGAAGGTTCTGATTGAGGGGTCCATAAACTCTGTGAGGGTCAGCATCGCTGTCAAACAG GCTGATGAGATTGAGAAGATCCTGTGCCATAAATTTATGAGGTTCATGATGATGCGAGCGGAGAACTTTTTCATCCTTCGGAGGAAACCTGTTGAG GGCTATGACATCAGCTTCCTCATTACCAACTTCCACACAGAACAGATGTACAAACACAAGCTGGTGGACTTTGTTATCCATTTCATGGAGGAGATCGACAAGGAGATCAGCGAGATGAAGCTGTCAGTCAACGCTCGGGCCCGAATTGTGGCAGAGGAATTCCTTAAGAAT ttctgA
- the LOC113110585 gene encoding calcium-activated potassium channel subunit beta-2-like — protein sequence MSTTSHLASSCMINACNAININDFLTFFNFSAHFFSLSVWTEESNCTVLNSSIVAEINCSYSCGSECRKSSRFPCLQVFVSLNGKVLRLSYNEEAHEAHPECFYIPKCRKDHTLMHSIVMNISERLKTHQQVLCYYDPSEQQDSVLLTRLYGRGAIISSLLWPTCTLVGGTLIIAMVKLTQYLSFLCEQISRIKRMGLYSLTGGSHTRVCTRKFNGSIQDGV from the exons ATGTCAACCACCAGCCATCTCGCTTCATCTTGTATGATAAATGCATGTAACGccataaatataaatgatttctTAACTTTTTTCAACTTCTCTgcccattttttttctctcagcgtGTGGACAGAGGAGTCCAACTGTACAGTGCTAAACTCTAGCATAGTTGCTGAGATTAACTGCAGCTACAGTTGCGGCTCAGAGTGCAGGAAGAGCTCCAGGTTTCCCTGTCTTCAAGTATTCGTCAGTCTGAACGGCAAAGTTCTGCGGCTGTCATACAATGAGGAGGCCCATGAGGCCCACCCTGAG TGTTTTTACATCCCAAAGTGCCGCAAGGATCACACGCTGATGCACAGCATTGTGATGAACATCTCAGAGCGACTGAAGACGCACCAGCAGGTTCTGTGCTACTACGACCCCTCGGAGCAGCAGGACAGCGTCCTCCTGACACGTCTCTATGGCCGCGGGGCCATCATTAGCTCGCTCCTCTGGCCCACGTGCACACTGGTGGGGGGAACCCTCATCATCGCCATGGTGAAGCTCACTCAGTACCTGTCTTTCCTGTGCGAGCAGATCAGCCGAATTAAAAG GATGGGGCTCTATTCCTTAACAGGTGGTTCTCACACCAGGGTCTGCACTCGGAAGTTTAACGGCAGCATCCAGGATGGGGTTTGA